The DNA region GTGCTGTTCGCGATCGCGCCGGTAAGGAAGCCCGCGGCGTCGAAGCCGCCGGTAATTTTATGATACCCTGCTTCAATCCATTGGTACCCGAGGTAAACCCGGATGACGGTCAGCAGCCACATGGCGATTTTATTGGTTCTCAGGAAGTTGTTAAACATATTTACCACTCCTTAAGGTGATTGTTCGGTTGATTTTGTTTTTTAAGGATGATCATCTTTGATGTCTTTATTATAAGTGATTTTTTTCACAATATATGTGATTTAAATCACATATATCATAATTTTAATAAGTAAGTTTTTAAACATTCAATTTTCACGGCTTTCGAGGCGACTTCGCAGACCAGGTCCGCAGTTGTTGCAAAGCCATCCCGTCAGCAAAAGTGCCTGCTTCCTGCTTCAGCGCTCTCATGGTCTATGCATTGAATGGAATAGTTGCAAAATATACAATTGCTTCTCCGGCGATGCTCCCATAGCGCTCGATAAGTGCAAAATCTGCAATTAAACTGCTATCTTTCGTAGGAATGGCGAAATATACGGGAAATAACTGCATGAAATGCAGCTAACGAAGGATTGGGGCGATTGATATCCAGTTAGTTGTATGATTTACAATTAACAGTCAGTCCCCGGCCGATCAAGGCTATATCCCCAAAAAGGCTATACCCACCAAAAAAAAGGAGGCTCCCGCCCCCTCTGTTTCCGCGCAAAGTGGAAGCCCCCTCCCTATGTAACTTGACTTCCTGACCACCATCGCCTCTCGGGCTTTAAGCACCGACTCTTCCTCATCCACATCCAGCTCCAAAAGCGTCAGACGTCCTGACGCCGTGACCTGCAGCTCTTTTAGCGGATCCAAGTCCGTATCCAGCGACCGGAGGCCCGCGGCCACCTCATGACCTCGTCCCACCGCTTCCTTGACGATTTCTTGGCCTAGCCCCCGGCCCGCTCCCGTAACGATTATTTTCATGATATCAACAGCGCCTCCTATTCGAATCATATTAAATTTAAAATTTGAATCCGCTTTCAGTTCGCTTGGTTGTCGATTTTTCCGGCGATTAACTCACCCTCATCTTAGCACACGGTGCGCCGTTTCGTAACCAAAAAGTGGCAAGCCGGTCATGATTCTTTGGCCCTGTGCTTGTCCGCACTGCACAAATGCCCATATACGCGAATATACTGCATCATGAAAAAAAGGAGGAATTGAGCTTATGCAACCCAATCCTAATGTTTATTCGTCTTACGGGGCCAACCCGACCGCGCCCATCAGCCAGGTCAGCCCCGCGTATTATGAGCCGGCAGAGCACGGCCACAAAAGACATATGAAGGAAATGTGCAGGAAATATCATCATCATTTCATGCACCTCGAAGGCACCGACGGCAGAGTCTACGAAGGAATCATTGACGGCATC from Paenibacillus macerans includes:
- a CDS encoding SDR family NAD(P)-dependent oxidoreductase, with amino-acid sequence MKIIVTGAGRGLGQEIVKEAVGRGHEVAAGLRSLDTDLDPLKELQVTASGRLTLLELDVDEEESVLKAREAMVVRKSSYIGRGLPLCAETEGAGASFFLVGIAFLGI